A genomic window from Cricetulus griseus strain 17A/GY chromosome 4, alternate assembly CriGri-PICRH-1.0, whole genome shotgun sequence includes:
- the LOC113835308 gene encoding olfactory receptor 150-like, whose product MSEGNHSRVTEFILTGLTNKPELKLPLFLLFLGIYLLTVLGNLGMIILILLSSHLHTPMYFFLSSLSFIDLCYSTVITPKMLVNFVKEKNVISYQECMTQLYFFLAFVISECHMLSAMAYDRYVAICNPLLYNVTMSYQVCSWVIGMVYGIGIIEATVHTACMLQVHFCNVNVVNHYFCDLLPLLQLSCSSTFVNEVVLLCLSTFNFCVPTLTILSSYSFIIARIVRMKSTESRFKAFSTCSSHISAVAIFFGSLGFMYLQPSSIHSNNQGKVSSVFYTTVVPMLNPLIYSLRNKDVKLALNKLLQKRTFHM is encoded by the coding sequence ATGTCTGAAGGCAATCACTCCAGAGTGACTGAGTTCATCCTCACTGGTTTAACAAACAAACCAGAGCTGAAGTTgcccctgttcctcctcttccttggaaTCTACCTGCTCACTGTGCTGGGGAACCTGGGAATGATCATCCTGATCCTGCTCAGCTCCCACCTGCACACccccatgtatttcttcctcagcagTCTGTCCTTCATTGACCTGTGTTACTCCACTGTCATCACCCCCAAAATGCTGGTGAACTTTGTAAAAGAGAAGAATGTCATCTCCTACCAGGAATGTATGACTCAGCTCTatttcttccttgcttttgttATATCTGAGTGCCACATGCTGTCTGCAATGGCATATGACCGCTATGTTGCCATTTGCAATCCCTTGCTCTATAATGTCACTATGTCTTACCAAGTCTGTTCCTGGGTGATAGGTATGGTGTATGGTATAGGCATCATAGAAGCCACAGTTCACACTGCTTGCATGCTACAAGTGCATTTCTGCAACGTAAATGTAGTAAACCATTACTTTTGTGATCTTCTTCCATTGCTGCAACTTTCCTGCTCCAGTACATTTGTCAATGAGGTAGTACTTCTCTGCCTTAGTACTTTCAATTTCTGTGTTCCGACCCTGACCATCTTGAGTTCTTACAGTTTTATCATTGCCAGGATAGTCCGCATGAAATCCACTGAGAGCCGATTCAAAGCCTTCAGCACCTGCAGCTCCCACATCTCTGCTGTTGCTATCTTCTTTGGTTCTCTGGGATTCATGTACTTACAGCCATCATCAATCCACTCCAACAACCAAGGGAAAGTGTCCTCTGTGTTTTATACTACTGTTGTACCCATGTTGAACCCGTTAATCTACAGCTTGAGGAATAAGGATGTCAAACTTGCTCTAAATAAGTTGCTTCAAAAGAGGACATTTCATATGTAA